Within Sulfurimonas sp. hsl 1-7, the genomic segment TCATCTTTGATAGCGTTACTTAACTCTTTACACATCTCTTTTGCAGCTTCCTCCTCCTCTATACCGTCATGAACAAACTGTTCAAGGTCTTTTACAATATAAGTTAGTTCGTGAAGTTGACGAGGCAGTGCTAGTATGCCGAGCTTTGCCATCATATTTCCAAACGATTTGAGATGGAAGTGTGACTCATCTATAAGGTCTTGAAACACATTGAAATGTAGAGAATTATTCGTACGTGCTTGCATATAGGCATAGACTAAAATAAGCTCATACTCTTTGTATGACTCTTCAAATAAAAAGAGTGTTAAAGCATCTAAACTAGCTTGGTCAAGAGCATCCCATTTACGCTCTTTATTAAAAGCAGTAATCTTTTGGTCATTTGAAAAATCTGCCAGAAGCTGTTCAAGATATTCTAACAGGTAAGCATCATCAGTTTTTAGACGT encodes:
- a CDS encoding iron-binding protein, encoding MNKIYQQKHELWLVILFGSFAINDEAIKSRLYDFSQIAFRHMKWLGSDILASGDDYNYDRELKLLQHTTVFEVLNNIKNKAITTIQHYPASILGERLKTDDAYLLEYLEQLLADFSNDQKITAFNKERKWDALDQASLDALTLFLFEESYKEYELILVYAYMQARTNNSLHFNVFQDLIDESHFHLKSFGNMMAKLGILALPRQLHELTYIVKDLEQFVHDGIEEEEAAKEMCKELSNAIKDEKLSKFFDFINFQESYHIELMKKLL